From one Shewanella sp. GD04112 genomic stretch:
- the tyrR gene encoding transcriptional regulator TyrR: MRLEVSCQDRVGLAKDILVVLERYGINLIAIDASNQGFLYLQFAEVSFDTLSALMPQIRKVESVHDVRTVSFMPSEQEHYALKTLLKTLPDSVFSIDVKARIRIVNESALLNMGMGEHEVLDESLNHWVQGFNFSRWLSESQVLPQAARVNIGQNEYLAEMLPIYLPDEDDKTILVGAVVSLKSPARVGKQFNALQNQTAGFENVLASSDKMKEVLKQARRMAQLDAPLLITGETGTGKELMARASHDASMRREKPFIAINCAALPDSAAEEELFGYVSQGKVIKRGFFEEAKGGTVFLDEVAEMSKAAQVKLLRLLQDGTFRRIGGDEEVRADVRIICSTQKNLAELCQTGEFREDLYYRIHVLSYHIPSLRERKVDIIPLTEMFLEHYSQQLSSPVRRISAQCRDHLLTYAWPGNVRQLKNAVFRAVSMWDGSGELTVEQLKLPSYAEGFGYFDNAFEGNLDDAMKQFEASLLRRLYPAYPSTRQLAKKLGVSHTAIANKLREYKIAKPK, from the coding sequence ATGCGCTTGGAAGTTAGCTGTCAAGATCGCGTGGGTTTAGCGAAAGACATCTTAGTCGTGTTAGAACGTTATGGCATTAATCTCATCGCCATCGATGCCAGTAACCAGGGCTTTCTCTACCTGCAATTTGCCGAGGTCAGTTTTGATACCTTAAGTGCCTTGATGCCGCAGATCCGCAAAGTGGAGAGTGTTCACGATGTGCGAACTGTGTCGTTTATGCCTTCGGAGCAGGAACACTACGCCTTAAAAACCCTACTCAAAACCCTCCCTGACTCAGTGTTCTCCATCGACGTGAAGGCGCGCATTCGTATCGTCAACGAGTCGGCGCTACTCAACATGGGCATGGGGGAGCACGAAGTGCTCGATGAGTCCTTAAACCATTGGGTGCAAGGGTTTAACTTCAGCCGTTGGCTCAGTGAGAGCCAAGTGTTGCCGCAGGCGGCGCGGGTCAATATCGGCCAAAACGAATATTTGGCCGAAATGTTACCGATTTACTTACCCGATGAGGATGATAAGACCATCCTTGTGGGCGCTGTGGTCTCGCTTAAATCGCCGGCGCGGGTCGGTAAACAATTCAATGCACTGCAAAATCAAACCGCGGGCTTTGAAAATGTGTTAGCCAGCAGTGACAAGATGAAAGAAGTGCTGAAACAAGCTCGCCGTATGGCGCAGCTCGACGCGCCGCTATTAATCACTGGCGAGACTGGCACGGGAAAAGAGCTGATGGCCAGAGCCAGCCATGATGCCAGCATGCGCCGCGAAAAACCCTTTATCGCCATTAACTGTGCGGCACTGCCCGATAGCGCCGCCGAAGAGGAACTCTTTGGTTACGTCAGCCAAGGCAAAGTGATTAAGCGCGGCTTTTTTGAAGAAGCGAAGGGCGGCACTGTGTTCCTCGATGAAGTGGCCGAAATGTCAAAGGCGGCACAGGTTAAACTGCTGCGGTTATTACAGGATGGCACCTTTAGACGCATTGGTGGCGACGAAGAAGTTCGCGCCGATGTGCGGATCATCTGCTCGACCCAGAAAAACTTAGCCGAGTTGTGTCAAACCGGTGAGTTTAGGGAAGATTTGTACTATCGCATCCATGTGCTGAGCTACCATATTCCATCACTGCGTGAGCGCAAAGTCGATATCATTCCGCTGACGGAGATGTTCCTCGAGCACTACAGTCAGCAACTCTCTAGTCCAGTGAGACGAATTTCGGCCCAATGCCGCGATCATCTCTTAACCTACGCTTGGCCGGGTAACGTGCGTCAGCTTAAGAATGCGGTCTTCAGGGCGGTATCTATGTGGGACGGTTCGGGCGAGTTGACCGTTGAGCAGCTTAAGTTGCCATCCTACGCCGAAGGTTTTGGCTATTTCGATAATGCTTTTGAAGGCAATCTCGATGACGCGATGAAACAATTTGAGGCCAGCTTGCTGCGCCGCTTATATCCAGCTTACCCCAGTACTCGCCAATTGGCGAAAAAATTAGGGGTGTCCCACACGGCCATCGCCAACAAACTCAGGGAATACAAGATAGCCAAGCCAAAGTAA
- the phhA gene encoding phenylalanine 4-monooxygenase, which yields MTKEIAHTAPYVARSADDSGFIHYPQEEHDIWSQLYARQAVNLPGRACKEYLQGLDALAMPKDRIPQLAEIDKVLQATTGWKTAAVPALISFGRFFELLANKEFPVATFIRRKEEFDYLQEPDIFHEIFGHCPLLTNPSFAHFSHIYGQLGLNASKEDRVFLARLYWFTVEFGLLKPQDGALCIYGGGILSSPGETLYAMESQVPERKPFDLLDVLRTPYRIDIMQPIYYVIEHIDMLDEIAKMDIMAYVAKARQLGLFAPKYPPKTKKAS from the coding sequence ATGACTAAAGAGATAGCGCACACTGCGCCCTATGTTGCGCGAAGTGCAGATGATTCTGGGTTTATCCATTACCCGCAGGAAGAACATGATATTTGGAGCCAATTGTATGCTCGCCAAGCGGTAAACCTACCGGGGCGTGCCTGTAAGGAATATCTCCAAGGGCTCGATGCCTTGGCGATGCCGAAGGACCGCATTCCACAATTGGCTGAGATTGATAAAGTCTTGCAGGCCACGACTGGATGGAAAACCGCGGCCGTACCAGCTTTGATTTCCTTTGGCCGCTTCTTTGAGCTATTGGCCAACAAGGAATTTCCAGTTGCGACCTTTATTCGTCGCAAGGAAGAGTTTGATTATCTGCAAGAGCCGGATATTTTCCATGAGATCTTTGGCCATTGCCCCTTGCTGACCAATCCTTCTTTCGCCCATTTTTCCCATATCTATGGTCAATTGGGCTTAAATGCCAGCAAGGAAGACCGCGTCTTTTTGGCGCGCCTGTATTGGTTTACCGTCGAGTTTGGCTTGCTCAAACCTCAAGATGGCGCATTGTGTATCTACGGCGGCGGTATTTTAAGCTCTCCCGGCGAAACCTTGTATGCCATGGAAAGCCAAGTGCCGGAGCGTAAGCCCTTCGATCTCTTAGATGTGCTACGCACGCCTTACCGTATCGATATTATGCAGCCGATTTATTATGTGATTGAACATATTGATATGCTGGATGAAATAGCCAAGATGGACATCATGGCCTATGTGGCTAAGGCGCGTCAGTTAGGCTTATTTGCCCCTAAGTATCCGCCCAAGACCAAGAAAGCCAGCTAA
- the galE gene encoding UDP-glucose 4-epimerase GalE produces the protein MTILVTGGAGYIGTHTVVELLNAGNEVIVLDNLSNSSIEALNRVERITGKSVTFYQGDILNKALLQKVFSDHNIDAVIHFAGLKAVGESVTKPLKYYENNVTGTLILCQVMAEFKVKNLVFSSSATVYGDPASLPITEDFPTGATNPYGQSKLMVEHILADLHHSDPSWNIARLRYFNPVGAHASGLIGEDPNDIPNNLMPFIAQVAVGKREALSVFGNDYPTHDGTGVRDYIHVVDLALGHLKALEKLATKPGLVTYNLGTGQGYSVLDMVKAFEKACGKSIAYQIAPRRPGDIAACYANPDHAKTDLGWQATHSLEDMANSSWHWQSTNPNGYKG, from the coding sequence ATGACGATTTTAGTGACCGGAGGCGCCGGTTATATCGGCACTCATACCGTAGTGGAATTACTCAATGCGGGGAACGAAGTGATTGTTTTAGACAATCTGTCTAATTCAAGCATCGAAGCCCTTAACCGTGTCGAGCGCATTACCGGTAAATCGGTCACCTTTTACCAAGGCGATATTCTCAATAAGGCCTTACTGCAGAAAGTCTTTAGCGACCATAACATCGATGCCGTTATCCATTTTGCAGGATTAAAAGCCGTTGGCGAGTCAGTTACTAAACCGCTGAAATACTATGAGAATAACGTGACTGGCACCTTAATTCTTTGCCAAGTGATGGCAGAGTTTAAGGTGAAAAATCTCGTCTTTAGTTCTTCTGCTACTGTGTATGGCGACCCTGCCAGCCTGCCGATTACCGAAGATTTTCCAACGGGTGCCACTAACCCATACGGTCAGTCTAAATTGATGGTGGAGCATATACTGGCGGATTTACACCATAGCGATCCGAGTTGGAATATCGCCCGTTTACGTTACTTCAACCCTGTTGGCGCCCATGCCAGCGGCTTGATTGGCGAAGATCCTAACGATATTCCAAATAACTTGATGCCATTTATCGCGCAGGTTGCGGTCGGTAAACGCGAAGCGTTAAGTGTGTTTGGTAATGATTACCCAACCCACGATGGTACAGGCGTTCGCGACTATATCCATGTGGTGGATTTAGCCCTTGGACACCTCAAGGCCCTTGAAAAACTGGCCACCAAACCAGGACTTGTCACCTATAACCTAGGCACAGGCCAAGGCTACAGTGTGCTCGATATGGTCAAGGCCTTTGAAAAGGCTTGTGGTAAGTCGATTGCCTATCAAATTGCTCCGCGCCGTCCGGGTGACATTGCCGCCTGTTATGCAAACCCAGATCATGCTAAAACCGATCTGGGCTGGCAGGCGACTCACAGCCTAGAGGATATGGCGAACAGCAGTTGGCATTGGCAATCTACCAATCCAAATGGTTATAAAGGCTAA
- the maiA gene encoding maleylacetoacetate isomerase — protein MKLYGYWRSSAAYRVRIALNLKGVSAEQLSVHLVRDGGEQHKADYIALNPQELVPTLVVDDEQDGDALSQSLAIIEYLDELYPKTPLLPASALERAHVRAMALTIACEIHPLNNLRVLQYLTQKLNVDEEAKTAWYHHWVASGFAALETQLARHSGRYCFGDKVTLADLCLVPQVYNAQRFNVDLTPYPNIMRVWAECNLLPAFADAAPERQADAV, from the coding sequence ATGAAACTATACGGTTATTGGCGCTCTAGCGCCGCCTATCGTGTGCGTATTGCCCTCAATCTTAAAGGCGTGAGCGCCGAGCAGTTGTCGGTGCATTTAGTGCGTGATGGTGGCGAGCAGCACAAGGCGGATTATATCGCCCTAAACCCACAGGAGCTGGTGCCGACCTTAGTGGTCGATGATGAGCAGGATGGTGATGCCTTATCTCAATCCCTCGCCATTATCGAGTATTTGGACGAGCTTTATCCGAAGACGCCGCTACTGCCTGCATCGGCACTTGAACGTGCCCATGTGCGCGCCATGGCGTTAACCATCGCCTGTGAAATTCATCCACTCAATAACCTGCGGGTATTGCAGTATTTAACTCAGAAGCTGAACGTCGACGAAGAAGCCAAAACCGCTTGGTATCACCATTGGGTGGCGAGTGGGTTCGCGGCGCTCGAAACTCAACTTGCGCGCCATAGTGGCCGTTATTGTTTTGGTGACAAAGTGACGCTGGCGGATCTGTGTTTAGTGCCACAGGTGTACAACGCCCAGCGTTTCAATGTGGATTTAACGCCGTACCCCAATATCATGCGGGTATGGGCTGAATGTAATCTGTTGCCAGCCTTTGCGGATGCGGCGCCAGAGCGCCAAGCCGACGCGGTTTAA
- a CDS encoding fumarylacetoacetate hydrolase family protein has translation MKLASYNNGRRDGQLMLVSRDLTQTVAVPAIAHTMQQLLDGWDLLKPQLQELYDALNEGKLPNAQAFDEAKCLSPLPRAYQWADGSAYVNHVELVRKARGAEMPETFWTDPLFYQGGSDSFIAPKADIPLASEDWGIDFESEIAVITDDVPMGVSVENATAHIKLLMLVNDVSLRNLIPAELAKGFGFFQSKPSSSFSPVAITPDELGHRWEDSKVHLPLITHLNGELFGRPNAGVDMTFNFSQLVSHVAKTRPLGAGAIIGSGTISNYDRSAGSSCLAEKRMLEVIADGKASTPFMRFGDTVRIEMLDDNGASIFGSIDQKVVEYKA, from the coding sequence ATGAAACTTGCCAGTTATAACAATGGTCGCCGTGATGGCCAGCTGATGTTAGTGAGCCGCGATCTTACTCAAACGGTTGCCGTACCCGCGATTGCCCACACGATGCAACAATTACTCGATGGTTGGGATCTGCTCAAGCCACAATTGCAAGAGCTGTATGATGCGCTGAACGAAGGCAAATTACCGAACGCGCAAGCCTTCGATGAAGCCAAATGTTTATCACCTTTGCCACGTGCGTACCAGTGGGCTGATGGTAGCGCCTATGTCAACCATGTGGAATTAGTCCGTAAGGCGCGCGGTGCTGAAATGCCTGAAACCTTCTGGACCGATCCGCTGTTTTACCAAGGCGGCTCTGACAGCTTTATCGCGCCAAAGGCGGATATCCCGCTGGCGAGTGAAGACTGGGGCATCGATTTCGAATCAGAAATCGCTGTGATCACCGATGATGTGCCTATGGGGGTGAGCGTTGAAAATGCTACCGCGCACATTAAGCTGTTGATGTTAGTGAACGATGTGTCACTGCGTAACCTGATCCCCGCAGAGCTGGCCAAAGGGTTTGGTTTCTTCCAATCCAAACCTTCGAGCAGCTTCTCTCCTGTCGCCATCACGCCAGATGAATTAGGCCACCGCTGGGAAGATTCAAAGGTGCATTTACCGCTTATCACCCATTTGAATGGCGAACTATTCGGCCGCCCGAATGCGGGTGTGGATATGACCTTTAACTTCAGTCAGTTAGTTTCTCATGTTGCTAAAACCCGTCCATTAGGCGCGGGCGCGATTATCGGTTCGGGTACGATTTCTAACTATGACCGTAGTGCCGGCTCAAGCTGTTTGGCCGAGAAACGTATGCTCGAAGTGATCGCCGACGGCAAAGCAAGCACGCCGTTTATGCGTTTTGGTGACACAGTGCGCATCGAAATGCTTGATGATAATGGCGCCTCTATTTTTGGTTCTATCGATCAAAAAGTGGTTGAGTACAAGGCGTAA
- the napF gene encoding ferredoxin-type protein NapF, with protein MTESINHSRRNLFSRRKSSAIRPPWVREGIEFTDICTRCSACINACETKIIFKGDGGFPEVSFKDNECTFCRQCASVCPEEQLFDLNQSPWQHKAVVQDNCLTYQGIWCQSCKDACEPRAIGFTLSVGNAPMPKIDTALCTGCGACVAPCPSQAISIKPVE; from the coding sequence ATGACAGAAAGCATCAATCACAGCCGCCGTAATCTCTTTAGCCGCCGTAAATCCTCGGCAATTCGACCGCCTTGGGTACGTGAAGGCATTGAGTTTACTGACATCTGTACCCGATGCTCAGCCTGTATCAACGCCTGTGAAACTAAGATTATCTTCAAGGGAGATGGCGGCTTTCCCGAAGTCTCCTTTAAGGACAATGAGTGCACTTTTTGTCGCCAATGTGCCAGCGTCTGTCCGGAAGAACAGCTCTTTGATCTGAACCAATCCCCATGGCAACACAAAGCCGTAGTACAAGATAACTGCTTAACATATCAGGGTATTTGGTGCCAAAGTTGTAAAGATGCCTGTGAGCCTCGCGCCATTGGTTTTACCTTAAGCGTGGGTAATGCCCCAATGCCGAAAATTGATACAGCACTCTGCACGGGCTGTGGAGCCTGTGTCGCCCCCTGCCCGAGCCAAGCCATCAGTATTAAGCCTGTAGAATAA
- a CDS encoding polymer-forming cytoskeletal protein, which yields MFGKKFTFTRSASPALSFIAEGTKLTGNIEFAGDVLIGGDVQGQILSQANVIVERTGNLHCEVKCRELIIDGYFKGRLICERLVIQAHGIVDGDVACTSMQISEGGQFIGLRIKEDHQTIHAHSLPSAASSSTRITPVPTLSPEQE from the coding sequence ATGTTTGGCAAAAAATTTACCTTTACCCGAAGCGCTTCCCCAGCACTGAGTTTTATCGCCGAAGGGACTAAGCTTACGGGCAATATCGAATTTGCCGGAGATGTATTGATAGGCGGTGACGTACAAGGGCAAATCTTATCGCAGGCCAATGTCATTGTTGAGCGCACAGGAAACCTCCACTGCGAGGTCAAATGCCGCGAGCTGATTATCGATGGCTATTTTAAAGGTCGCCTGATTTGCGAGCGCTTAGTCATCCAAGCCCATGGTATTGTCGATGGCGATGTGGCTTGCACCTCGATGCAGATCAGTGAAGGGGGTCAGTTTATTGGATTAAGGATTAAAGAAGACCATCAGACTATCCATGCCCATAGCCTGCCGTCTGCAGCCTCAAGCAGCACGCGAATCACCCCTGTGCCGACATTGTCGCCCGAGCAGGAATAA
- a CDS encoding nucleotidyltransferase family protein produces the protein MTETELAAVLRTWLSQDKHRMRVLELAQQCAQVHSLPQWCLAAGFVRNLVWDKLHDIQQRPLNDIDLIYYCPLDTRPERDRAIEAYLQTLAPELPWSVKNQARMHLKNHDNPYQSTQDAMSYWPEQETAVAVYLAPMPSPSTSVIDSLQLIAPFGLTSLFALQLTHNPKRALAVFEQRLAAKGWFSQYPRLTLAE, from the coding sequence ATGACTGAAACGGAATTAGCTGCAGTATTACGCACATGGCTAAGCCAAGATAAGCATCGGATGAGAGTACTTGAATTGGCGCAGCAATGCGCCCAAGTGCATAGCTTGCCGCAGTGGTGCTTGGCGGCGGGGTTTGTCCGCAATTTGGTGTGGGACAAATTGCATGATATTCAGCAGCGTCCGTTAAACGATATCGATCTGATTTACTATTGCCCCTTGGATACTCGTCCCGAGCGGGATAGGGCGATAGAAGCATACCTGCAAACTCTGGCGCCAGAGTTACCTTGGTCGGTAAAAAATCAGGCGCGCATGCACCTTAAGAATCACGACAACCCCTATCAATCGACACAGGATGCGATGTCTTATTGGCCAGAACAGGAAACTGCCGTCGCCGTGTACCTTGCACCAATGCCTAGCCCATCCACTTCCGTCATCGATAGCTTACAGCTTATCGCTCCCTTCGGTTTAACCTCATTATTTGCCTTGCAGTTAACCCATAATCCCAAGCGCGCGTTGGCGGTGTTTGAGCAGCGCCTTGCCGCAAAGGGTTGGTTTTCGCAATATCCGCGGCTGACTTTGGCCGAGTAA
- a CDS encoding LysR family transcriptional regulator, which produces MSNPLLKQICELDVFTLLVFKSIFYNGHANSAAKALNVSAPKISRCLNALRLTFNDELFYRRQQGLKPTPLAESLYVAICQFTDSVYYLEQSALQIQNAANHVERPLHIAASNGLLSFLAPQLSTPEAISELGQVRLHKWQENSPELIHAGELDFGITIEQTDTKELSVSRLGCISNVYVVASKQHPLWESQLEISLEQICRYAFLCLELKGFNSRIDPLELFCQRQGLLLPSIERVIDREEWYAHLLTMQSVAFCSSIDMHTAKHMPGLKLAPLPVSEQQRLHDTLMPPQYFLIEKPRSHRRYSQNQCELVVSSLLTALTAQAPQAASPHAAQ; this is translated from the coding sequence ATGAGCAACCCATTACTAAAACAAATCTGCGAACTGGATGTCTTCACCTTATTGGTATTTAAAAGCATTTTTTATAACGGACACGCAAATAGTGCCGCCAAGGCGCTCAATGTGTCGGCGCCTAAAATTAGCCGCTGCCTGAATGCGCTTCGTCTCACCTTTAACGATGAGCTGTTTTATCGCCGTCAACAGGGCTTGAAACCGACGCCCCTCGCCGAAAGTTTGTATGTCGCCATTTGCCAATTTACTGATTCGGTGTACTACCTAGAGCAATCGGCACTACAAATTCAAAATGCGGCTAATCATGTTGAGCGGCCGCTACATATCGCCGCAAGTAATGGATTATTAAGCTTTTTAGCGCCGCAGCTCAGTACACCCGAGGCGATAAGTGAACTAGGCCAAGTTAGGTTACATAAATGGCAGGAAAACAGTCCTGAGTTAATCCACGCAGGAGAATTAGACTTTGGCATCACCATAGAGCAGACCGACACTAAGGAGCTCAGCGTCTCCCGCTTAGGCTGTATTTCCAATGTCTATGTGGTGGCCTCAAAGCAGCATCCCCTGTGGGAAAGCCAACTGGAAATCAGCTTAGAACAAATCTGCCGCTATGCCTTTTTGTGCCTCGAACTTAAAGGATTCAATAGCCGAATTGACCCACTCGAACTGTTTTGCCAACGCCAAGGGCTGCTGTTGCCATCGATTGAAAGGGTGATCGATCGGGAAGAATGGTACGCCCATTTACTCACCATGCAGAGCGTCGCCTTCTGCTCGAGTATCGATATGCATACCGCCAAACATATGCCTGGATTGAAGTTGGCGCCGCTGCCCGTTTCTGAGCAGCAGCGCCTGCATGACACTCTTATGCCGCCGCAGTATTTTCTCATCGAAAAGCCCCGCAGCCACAGGCGCTATAGTCAAAATCAATGTGAATTAGTGGTCAGTTCATTATTAACCGCACTGACCGCACAGGCACCACAAGCTGCTAGCCCACACGCGGCTCAATAG
- a CDS encoding 4a-hydroxytetrahydrobiopterin dehydratase yields MTALTQMKCEACQADAPKVTDAELAELIRMIPDWGVQVRDGIMQLERVYKFKNFKLAMAFTNKLADLAEEEFHHPGILTEWGKVTVTWWSHSIKGLHKNDFIMAAKTDQLLD; encoded by the coding sequence ATGACAGCGTTAACCCAAATGAAATGTGAAGCTTGCCAAGCCGATGCGCCGAAAGTGACCGATGCAGAATTGGCCGAACTTATCCGCATGATCCCCGATTGGGGCGTGCAAGTGCGTGATGGCATCATGCAACTGGAACGGGTTTACAAGTTTAAAAACTTTAAGTTAGCGATGGCGTTTACCAATAAGTTAGCGGATCTGGCCGAAGAAGAATTCCACCACCCAGGCATTTTAACCGAGTGGGGCAAGGTGACTGTGACTTGGTGGTCACACTCAATCAAGGGGCTGCATAAGAATGACTTCATCATGGCAGCCAAGACCGACCAGTTGTTAGATTAA
- the galU gene encoding UTP--glucose-1-phosphate uridylyltransferase GalU yields the protein MKQHQIRKAVIPVAGLGTRMLPATKAIPKEMLPVVDKPLIQYVVSEAIDAGIKEIVLVTHASKNSIENHFDTSFELEAQLERRVKRQLLEAVQSICPKDVTVISVRQSQAKGLGHAILCAKSVVGDAPFAVLLPDVIIDDASCNLKTDNLAAMVSLFDETQVGQIMVEGVPHHLVNQYGIADVNGHDLQPGESEPLVELVEKPPVDEAPSNLAVVGRYVLPAAIWPLLAKTPAGAGDEIQLTDAIAMLMKQETVNAYYMQGKSHDCGNKQGYMRANVEYALRHSEIGEDFAQYLKTVVKGIK from the coding sequence ATGAAACAACATCAAATTCGTAAAGCCGTTATTCCCGTCGCTGGACTTGGCACTCGTATGCTTCCTGCGACCAAAGCAATTCCTAAGGAAATGCTGCCTGTTGTTGATAAACCATTGATCCAATATGTGGTTAGTGAAGCCATTGATGCGGGGATCAAAGAAATTGTCCTCGTGACCCACGCCAGTAAAAACTCTATCGAAAACCATTTCGACACCAGTTTTGAATTAGAGGCGCAATTAGAGCGCCGCGTGAAGCGTCAATTACTCGAAGCGGTACAATCCATTTGCCCGAAAGACGTGACTGTGATCAGCGTGCGCCAATCCCAAGCCAAAGGCTTAGGTCATGCGATTTTATGTGCGAAATCCGTCGTCGGTGATGCGCCTTTCGCCGTGTTACTGCCGGATGTGATTATCGATGATGCCAGCTGCAACCTGAAAACCGACAACTTGGCCGCCATGGTGAGCCTGTTTGATGAAACCCAAGTGGGCCAAATCATGGTTGAAGGCGTGCCACATCATCTAGTGAACCAATACGGTATTGCGGATGTGAATGGCCACGATCTACAGCCTGGCGAATCAGAGCCATTGGTCGAACTCGTTGAAAAACCACCGGTTGACGAAGCACCGTCTAACTTAGCCGTAGTGGGTCGTTACGTATTGCCCGCAGCCATTTGGCCACTGCTCGCTAAAACCCCAGCAGGCGCGGGTGATGAAATCCAATTAACTGACGCCATTGCAATGTTAATGAAGCAAGAAACCGTAAACGCTTACTACATGCAAGGTAAGAGTCATGATTGCGGTAACAAGCAAGGCTATATGCGCGCTAACGTAGAATACGCCCTGCGCCACAGCGAAATCGGTGAAGATTTTGCTCAATATTTAAAAACAGTAGTAAAAGGAATTAAATAA